In Tachysurus fulvidraco isolate hzauxx_2018 chromosome 1, HZAU_PFXX_2.0, whole genome shotgun sequence, a single window of DNA contains:
- the LOC113649503 gene encoding C-C motif chemokine 24-like — translation MWVKHHMNCIDLINSLNVTELVVGPDQCCTKFPRQPIPVKVITVYEETDPECLIPGVIFTLQNGRRVCADPGFKWVKSHMNKTDQRLFNSLNKPEVVVGPDQCCTKFLRQPIPVKVITAYNITELQCQIPGVIFTLQIGRDVCADPKDKWVKNNMNRIDQLLFNSLNKPEESLNPLSK, via the exons ATGTGGGTGAAGCATCACATGAATTGTATTGACCTGATTAACAGTCTGAACGTCACTGAAC TTGTAGTTGGACCAGATCAGTGCTGTACCAAGTTTCCGAGACAACCAATCCCTGTAAAAGTCATTACAGTGTATGAAGAAACAGATCCTGAGTGTCTAATACCTGGAGTCAT CTTTACTCTACAGAACGGTCGTCGTGTGTGTGCAGATCCCGGCTTCAAGTGGGTGAAGAGTCACATGAACAAAACTGACCAGCGTCTGTTTAACAGTCTGAACAAACCTGAAG TTGTAGTTGGACCAGATCAGTGCTGTACCAAGTTTCTGAGACAACCAATCCCTGTAAAAGTCATTACAGCATATAACATAACAGAGCTTCAGTGTCAAATACCTGGAGTCAT CTTTACTCTACAGATTGGTCGTGATGTGTGTGCAGATCCCAAAGACAAGTGGGTGAAGAACAACATGAACAGAATTGACCAGCTTCTGTTTAACAGTCTGAACAAACCTGAAGAGAGTTTAAATCCTCTCTCCaagtaa